The following proteins come from a genomic window of Chryseobacterium glaciei:
- a CDS encoding D-2-hydroxyacid dehydrogenase — protein MKVLANDGLDQSGIDALTEKGFEVITAKVPQEFLVDYINEHKIRTLLVRSATQVRKDIIDNCPSLGIIGRGGVGMDNIDVDYAREKGIHVINTPSASSESVAELVFAHLFSGARFLQDSNRKMPLVGDTEFGGLKKAYAAGIELRGKTIGIVGMGRIGQEVARIALGLGMRVVAADSNVGKASIKVKFYNNQFINVDIETEPLQEVLKHSDFITLHVPAQKDGYMIGKNEFEIMKDGVAIVNCSRGGVIDESALIEALDSGKVRFAGLDVFINEPTPSKEILNHSKISLTPHTGASTLEAQDRIGLSLAEQISSILQIQ, from the coding sequence ATGAAAGTTTTAGCAAACGATGGGTTGGATCAGTCTGGGATTGATGCATTGACTGAGAAAGGTTTTGAAGTGATCACTGCAAAAGTTCCGCAGGAGTTTTTGGTAGATTATATCAACGAGCACAAAATCCGTACTTTATTAGTGCGTAGTGCAACGCAGGTAAGAAAAGATATTATTGATAATTGTCCGTCCCTTGGAATCATCGGTAGAGGTGGAGTAGGAATGGATAATATTGATGTAGATTATGCAAGAGAAAAAGGAATTCATGTGATCAATACACCTTCTGCTTCTTCAGAATCGGTTGCTGAATTGGTTTTTGCTCACTTATTTTCAGGAGCAAGATTTTTACAGGATTCTAACAGAAAAATGCCTTTAGTAGGAGATACAGAATTTGGAGGTCTTAAAAAAGCGTACGCTGCAGGTATCGAATTAAGAGGAAAAACCATCGGAATTGTTGGGATGGGAAGAATCGGACAAGAGGTTGCAAGGATCGCTTTAGGCCTTGGTATGAGAGTTGTGGCTGCTGACAGTAATGTTGGAAAAGCAAGCATCAAAGTGAAATTCTACAACAACCAGTTCATCAATGTTGATATTGAAACAGAACCTTTACAGGAAGTTTTGAAGCATTCAGACTTCATCACGCTTCACGTTCCGGCTCAGAAAGACGGTTACATGATAGGGAAAAATGAATTTGAAATCATGAAGGATGGAGTTGCTATCGTAAACTGCTCAAGAGGTGGTGTGATCGACGAGTCTGCTTTAATTGAAGCTTTAGATTCAGGAAAAGTAAGGTTTGCAGGTCTTGATGTTTTCATCAACGAACCAACGCCTTCTAAAGAGATTCTTAATCATTCTAAAATCTCTTTGACACCTCACACAGGGGCATCTACTTTGGAAGCTCAGGACAGAATTGGTTTGTCTTTGGCAGAACAAATTTCAAGTATTTTACAGATTCAGTAA
- a CDS encoding phosphoheptose isomerase, which yields MELEYKEHLSPILKDGVKNYLIDIDGTITDDVPNEEPERMVTCEPYPDALETVNKWYDEGHQICFFTSRTENLKQITIDWLDKHGFKYHSVLCGKPRGGNYHWIDNHLVRATRYKGKFTDLVEKQVTIEVFKD from the coding sequence ATGGAATTAGAATACAAAGAGCATTTAAGTCCGATTCTTAAGGACGGGGTAAAAAACTATTTAATAGACATCGACGGAACGATTACGGACGATGTACCAAATGAAGAGCCGGAGAGAATGGTTACTTGTGAGCCTTATCCAGACGCTTTAGAAACAGTGAATAAATGGTACGACGAAGGTCACCAGATCTGTTTTTTTACTTCAAGAACAGAAAATCTAAAGCAAATTACCATTGATTGGTTGGATAAGCACGGATTTAAATATCACAGTGTTTTATGCGGAAAACCAAGAGGTGGGAACTATCACTGGATAGACAATCATTTGGTAAGAGCGACAAGATATAAAGGAAAATTCACGGATCTTGTAGAAAAGCAAGTTACGATTGAAGTTTTTAAAGATTAA